A genome region from Hevea brasiliensis isolate MT/VB/25A 57/8 chromosome 7, ASM3005281v1, whole genome shotgun sequence includes the following:
- the LOC110660394 gene encoding uncharacterized protein LOC110660394: MASGSSGRANSGSKGFDFGSDDILCSYEDYGNQDSSNGSHSDPVIGTNSSKDFHKSRIARSSMFPATSYGQPEDSFNQDIIAVFEKSMKKHTDNLMRFLEGISSRMSQLELYCYNLDKSIGEMRSDLIRDHGEADSKLKSIEKHLQEVHRSVQILRDKQELAETQKELAKLHLVQKESSSPSHSQSEEKASPPASEPKKTDNTPEIHNQQLALALPHQVVPQQQTAPVPPPAQAPPQSVAQQQSYYLAPAQTQHPQSQYLSSDPQYRAPQMQDISRVAPQPTQTQISQTTPGQQFPQYQQQWAQQLPPQVQATQQASMQPQIRPSLPSVYPTYPPPGQPTNSSPPETLPNSMPLQVSYAAVPQPLSSRVDAMPYGYGAGRTVPQQTPPQQIKGTYGAQPGDGYATAGPHSTLPTGSAFMMYDSEGGRTHHPPQQPHFPQGGYPPANIGLQNPQSATGTNMLARNPSHSHFVRNHPYSELIEKMVSMGFRGDLVVSVIQRMEESGQPVDFNAVLDRLNVHSSGVSQRGWSG; the protein is encoded by the exons ATGGCATCTGGATCGTCGGGTCGGGCCAACTCGGGCTCGAAGGGTTTCGATTTCGGTTCTGATGACATTCTTTGCTCTTATGAAGATTACGGCAATCAGGACTCTTCCAATGGAAGTCATTCGGATCCTGTAATCGGTACTAATTCCAGCAAG GATTTTCACAAAAGTAGAATAGCAAGGTCATCTATGTTCCCTGCCACTTCTTACGGCCAGCCAGAAGATTCTTTCAACCAAGATATCATCGCTGTTTTTGAGAAAAGCATGAAAAAACATACTGATAACCTTATGCGCTTTCTTGAGGGGATCAGCTCACGGATGTCCCAATTGGAATTGTATTGCTACAACCTCGACAAATCAATTGGAGAAATGCGATCTGATTTAATTCGTGACCATGGAGAGGCAGATTCAAAGCTTAAATCTATTGAGAAACATCTTCAAGAA GTGCACAGGTCTGTTCAGATCCTAAGAGACAAACAAGAACTTGCTGAGACTCAGAAAGAATTAGCTAAGCTTCATCTTGTGCAGAAGGAGTCCTCTTCACCAAGCCATTCCCAATCTGAGGAAAAAGCTTCACCACCTGCATCTGAACCCAAGAAAACTGACAACACACCTGAAATACATAACCAACAGTTGGCCCTTGCTTTGCCCCACCAGGTGGTGCCGCAACAACAGACTGCCCCTGTGCCCCCACCAGCCCAAGCACCACCTCAGAGTGTGGCCCAACAGCAATCTTATTATTTGGCTCCAGCCCAGACCCAACACCCTCAGAGCCAATATCTGTCTTCTGATCCTCAATATCGAGCACCCCAAATGCAAGACATCTCTAGGGTTGCTCCACAGCCAACGCAGACACAAATAAGTCAAACAACACCAGGCCAACAATTTCCTCAGTATCAGCAGCAGTGGGCCCAACAGTTACCACCACAGGTACAAGCAACACAACAGGCCTCCATGCAGCCTCAGATAAGGCCCTCATTGCCATCAGTTTATCCTACCTATCCACCCCCAGGCCAACCAACAAATTCATCGCCACCGGAGACGCTGCCAAACAGCATGCCTTTGCAAGTGTCATATGCAGCAGTTCCACAACCCTTATCTAGTCGTGTTGATGCCATGCCCTATGGATATGGGGCTGGTAGAACTGTTCCTCAACAAACTCCACCTCAGCAAATCAAGGGCACTTATGGAGCACAACCTGGTGATGGGTATGCAACTGCTGGTCCCCATTCCACACTTCCCACAGGGAGTGCATTCATGATGTATGATAGCGAAGGGGGAAGGACACATCATCCGCCTCAACAACCTCACTTTCCACAGGGTGGATATCCACCAGCAAATATTGGCCTACAAAATCCTCAGTCAGCTACTGGCACAAACATGTTGGCTCGAAATCCAAGCCATTCACACTTTGTTCGGAACCACCCTTACAGTGAGTTGATTGAGAAGATGGTGAGCATGGGTTTCAGGGGTGATCTTGTTGTCAGTGTGATACAAAGGATGGAGGAGAGCGGTCAGCCTGTGGATTTCAATGCTGTGCTTGATCGGTTGAATGTACATTCTTCTGGAGTTTCTCAGAGAGGATGGTCAGGGTGA